From the Leptidea sinapis chromosome 42, ilLepSina1.1, whole genome shotgun sequence genome, one window contains:
- the LOC126976688 gene encoding cytochrome P450 6k1-like, with amino-acid sequence MLTLQSILCCIVVILLLTLYYFIQRQYSFWRTQGVVYERPWFPFGNLGFLMRKSFPEFFHELSIKYKCDYVGIFMGWKPTLVIQSPELAQQILVQDYHYFRDRHLYSGYSDPIGAYNLFTLKGQLWRDMRNELTPIFTSSKLRSITEWCNLSATELVMKIQRDHIEGNKAVNTRELFAMYISDNIAFTVFGIRESALNGEDSPMWQLTQHIVTWNFWRGLEFFLIFFLPGIASLFRLKVFSEQGSQYIKKMFWNVVDERRRRGFKDSKDLVNILLQLRGKYNDESNPEFADDLMIAQAAVFILGAVDTSSTVLSYCLHELSHHPDVQEKLFREIEAAMHKKQEKVLDYVALLELKYLTACINETMRKDTPIAELDRICIEDYKLNDDLVITKGTPVLVNTLAIHHNEKYYPEPNEWRPERFYGKVHSNQHFLAFGDGQRNCIGKRYAYMQMRAALVQIIYNYKVLPGMPYEVKSHPYSITLAPYNGGIVKFVLRSEN; translated from the exons ATGTTGACGTTGCAGTCCATTTTATGTTGTATCGTAGTGATTTTGTTATTGACATTGTACTATTTCATCCAGAGACAATATTCCTTTTGGAGAACTCAAGGAGTTGTCTATGAAAGACCATGGTTCCCTTTTGGAAATTTGGGCTTTCTAATGCGGAAGAGTTTTCCCGAATTCTTCCACGAGCTAAGTATAAAGTACAAATGTGATTACGTCGGTATATTTATGGGATGGAAACCCACTTTAGTGATACAGTCACCGGAGTTAGCTCAGCAGATTTTGGTGCAGGATTATCACTACTTTCGGGACAGGCATTTATATAGTGGTTATTCCGACCCAATAGGCGCTTACAACTTATTCACATTGAag gGTCAGCTTTGGAGGGACATGAGGAATGAATTAACACCAATATTCACATCTTCAAAGCTCAGATCTATTACTGAATGGTGTAACTTGAGCGCTACGGAACTGGTCATGAAAATACAAAGGGATCACATTGAAGGCAATAAGGCTGTGAACACAAGa GAGCTATTCGCAATGTACATATCAGATAATATAGCATTCACAGTGTTTGGAATCAGAGAAAGCGCTCTGAACGGTGAAGACTCTCCAATGTGGCAGCTGACCCAGCATATAGTAACCTGGAATTTTTGGAGAGGATTAGAATTCTTCTTGATCTTCTTTCTACCAGGCATTGCTTCCCTTTTCAG ATTAAAAGTATTCTCCGAACAAGGTTCTCAATATATAAAGAAGATGTTTTGGAATGTAGTAGACGAGAGAAGAAGAAGAGGCTTTAAGGATAGCAAGGATTTGGTCAATATTTTACTTCAATTGAGAGGAAAGTACAATGATGAATCAAATCCAG aatttGCAGATGATCTGATGATAGCACAAGCAGCTGTTTTCATCTTGGGTGCGGTAGATACGTCATCGACTGTACTTAGTTATTGTTTGCATGAACTGTCACATCATCCAGATGTTCAG GAGAAATTGTTTAGAGAAATAGAAGCAGCAATGCACAAGAAACAAGAGAAAGTTTTAGATTACGTTGCTTTATTGGAACTGAAATATCTGACGGCATGTATAAATG AAACTATGCGCAAAGACACTCCAATTGCAGAATTGGATAGAATATGCATTGaagattacaaattaaatgatgATCTAGTCATTACAAAAGGAACGCCCGTTTTGGTAAATACCTTGGCTATCCACCACAATGAGAAATATTATCCTGAGCCAAATGAATGGAGACCAGAAAGATTTTATGGCAAAGTTCACTCTAATCAACATTTTTTGGCATTTGGAGATGGACAGAGGAATTGTATTG gTAAACGTTACGCTTACATGCAGATGCGTGCAGCTTTGGTGcagataatttataattataaagtgtTGCCTGGGATGCCATATGAAGTGAAGTCTCACCCATATAGTATTACCCTAGCCCCGTATAACGGGGGTATTGTTAAATTTGTGTTGCGTTCAgaaaattaa